The DNA segment ATTACTTATTTTAAATATTACAGGTTTTATGATTGCATCGATGTTATGCGGTTTTTCTACATCACTAACTGAAATGATCGCTTTTAGGGTTTTACAGGGTATATTTGGTGCATCTTTAGTACCATTATCACAATATATTTTACGTGATACCTTTAGTTTAGCTGAACAGCCAAAAGCGATGGCAGTTTGGGGGGTGGGTATTATGGCAGCTCCCGTATTAGGCCCAACATTAGGTGGTTATATTGCTGATTATATGAACTGGCGATGGATTTTTTATATTAATGTGCCAGTTTGCTTAATTGCTTTAGTGATGACCTTTACTTTTATTTCTGAGACACAGACTAAGCATGCAAAAGTCGATTGGACTGGATTGATCGTATTAGTTGTGGCAGTAGGCGCATTACAAATTTTCCTTGATCGCGGCAATACAGATGATTGGTTAAGTTCAAATTTTATTTTTATTTTAATGGTTATTTGGATCATTGGTTGGTGTGTCTTTATTTATCGCGGGATGACGAATTCAAAAAATATTCTTAATTTAAATGTTTTTAAAGACCGAAACTTTGCAATTTGTAACCTATTATTGGTTCTATATACCGGTGCATTATTTGGTATTTTAACGCTTCAGGCTGTGGTTATGGAATCAATTATGGGCTATACACCAGAGTTAGCTGGTTTAGTGATGGCGCCAAGGGGCATTGCTTCAGCAATATCAATGATATTATGTGTGCCACTATCTAAAAAAATTGATATGCGCATACTATTAGGTATTGGTATTGTATTTTCAGCTTGGGGTTCATATGACTTTGCATTATTGCCAATTAATGCCGATTTTTATAGTTTAATGATGCCTGGTATTGTCCAAGGTTTTGGCATGGGGTTATTTTTTGTACCATTATCAACTTTAGCTCTACAAAGATTACCAGAGAGTATGATTGCTGAAGGCAGTGGTATCTTTAGTTTTGCCAGAAATTTAGGTACTTCAATTGGCGTATCTGTAATGACTACAGTATTAACACAAACATCTCAAGCAGGTTGGAATACGATGATTGGTCATATTCGTGATGATAATCCAAATTATCATACCTGGTTGCAGGCATTTAATTGGCATGCGAGTGACCCTTTAGCGATTACAGTCGTCGGTCAAATCATTGCAGCACAGAGTACCATGATAGGCTTTATTAATAGCTGCTATTTAGGGATGATTTTTTTAGTTGTTTCGTTACCATTTGTGTTTTTCTTACAAAAATCGATTTCAACAGAAATAAGTACAGCTCATTAGATTTTATTAAGTAAAATATTTAACATTCTTCTTAATGGCTCTGCTGCTCCCCATAATAGTTGATCGCCAACAGTAAAAAGATGAATAATATTTTCACCTAAATTTGATTTTCTTAATCTACCAACGGCAATATCTAATGAGCCAGAACTAGCGACTGGTGTTAATTGCTCCAAAGTATCTTGAGGATTATTTTCAATCAATTTGACCCATGGGTTGGCATTTTTAATTAATGCTTTTATTTCATCGAGTGCTAGATTATCAGTTAATTTAATCGTTAATGCCTGACTATGCGAGCGAAGAGATGAAACACGTACACAAAGTCCATCAATTGGGATTTGCGCATTAAGTATTTTGTTCATTTCAGCACTAGCTTTATATTCTTCCTTGGACTGGCCATTAGCCATTTTAATATCAATCCAGGGAAATAAGTTAAATGCTAAACTATTAGGTAATACTTCATTAGGGAATGACGTATCTTGTACTTTATTTCGAATATGTTTTTCAAGCGTTAAAATATTCTTTGATAGATCAATATCATCCAATAAATACTGATATTGATAAATCAACTCTTTAATTGCTTTAGCACCGGCACCAGAGATGGCTTGATAAGTCATTGCAGAAATTGATTCGACTATGTTGGCTTTTAATAATCCATCAATACCGAGCATCATTAAGCTGACAGTACAGTTACTACCAATGAAATTTTTGACTCCCTTATTTAATGCTGTATCAATTTGTTTTCGATTAATGGGGTCAAGAATTAGGCAGGCATCATCTTGCATTCTAAGTGTAGATGCGGCATCAATCCAATAACCATTCCAACCTTCATCTCTTAAGGGTTGAAAAATCTTCTCTGTATATTGACCACCTTGACAAGAGATAAGTATATCCATTTGCATAAGCTTATTAATATCATAAGCATTTTCTAAAAGAGGTAAATTAATGCTAATATCAGGTGGTGGATTTCCATGTGCTGAAGCACTAAAAAAAGTTGTATCAAGATTTAAAAAGTCATTATTTTCAAGCATGCGGTTAATTAAAACAGAGCCGACCATACCGCGCCAGCCGATAATACCTAGTTTTTTCATAGATAATTTAGTTAATTATTGATGAATATTTTTATAATAAACTAATGAAGTTCTTTGTATAATGAATTCTTATCTAAATAATTAAAAAAATTAATGGAATAAGATGCGCGTTGTACATAAATTTGGCGGTAGTTCACTCAAAGATGAGAAAAAAATTAAAAATGTATTAAATTTAATTGATGGTAAAAATGAAGTTATTGTCGTTTCAGCAATTGGCAAAACAACACAAAATTTAAAAAACTGCGTTGATGCAGCAATGAATAATAAATCCTATGTCAAATTACTAAATAGTATAAAAAAACAGCATTTAGCCATTATAGAAAAAATTGCACCAAGAGCTAAAAGTAAATTAATGAAAGTTATAGAACATGATGTTGAAAGTATATTATATTTACTGATTACAATGCATTTAACAAAACTTGATAGTGAAAAAATAAAAAATTATATTCTAGGTTTTGGTGAAATTTGGTCTGCTCAGATTTTAGCAAGTGTTTTAGTTGAAGAGAAAAAACAAGCTAAATATATTAGTGCTGAAGAAGTACTTTGTGTTGATGATTCAAGAACACCAGTATTAGTTGATTGGCAGAAAAGTCATGAACTATTAAATAAAGCGATTGACTCTGAGTTTGATGGTGTTTATGTGATAACTGGCTTTATAGCATCAAACCATGAAAAACAAAGAACAATTTTAGGTATGAATTGTAGTGATTATTCAGCCAGTATATTTGCTAAATTATTTAACGTTGAGCGACTTATTATATGGACGGATGTTGCAGGTATTTATAGTGCAGATCCATCCGTTGTACCGACAGCTAAACTAATTAAGCATGTTTCCTATAAAGAAGCATTAGAGTTAGCATATTTTGGTGCTTCTGTGGTTCATCCATTAACTATTGGTCCAATGATGGATGAAAATATTCCCATTTTTATTAAAAGTAGTGATGAGAAAAACGGTACTGGAACAGAAATTTCTAATAATATCCCTATGGAAAGTGATGCTTTAATTAAGGGATTAACCTGTGTTGGTCAAGTAACTTTAATTAGAGTTCAAGGTGCTGGCTTAATCGGTGTTTCAGGTATTGCAGCAAAAATTTTTAGTATCTTACATGAAGGTAATATTTCAGTGATGATGATTTCACAAGCCTCATCGGAGTATTCAATTTGCTTTGCCGTTGATCTATTAGAAGGCGATCAAGCGGTTAAGTTGTTGGAAAAGGCCTTTGAGGTTGAAATTGATCGAGGCGTTATTGAGCATATTCATAGTGACAAGCATTATAGTTTAATAACAGCTGTTGGTGATGGCATGAAAAATATGCCAGGATCTTTAGCTAAAATGATTAATCCATTATCAAAAGCAGGTATTAATATTCATGCTGTTGCACAAGGTTCTTCAGAAAGAAGCATTACATTAACAATTAAAGAAAGTAGAGAAAAAGCAGCTTTGAATTTAATTCATCAGGAGTATATTGATGATATAGAGGTTGTAGCGATTGCAATTATTGGAGCTGGTAATATAGCTTGTGCATTAATTGAAGAGATTCAACAATCACAAGAGCAGTTAGCTAAGCTTAGAATTAAAATTAATTTAGTAGTAATTACTAACTCCAAAAAAATGCTGTGTTCAGAAACAAGTCTTATTGATGAAAGTTGGAAGTTAAAATTATCAAAAACGACTAAAAAAATGAGCATAGATGCTTTAGCCGATTTTATAGGTGATTTGCGAGTGAAGTATCGTATGTTGGTTGATGCCACAGATAGCATAGAAGTTGCACAGTCTTATTTATCATTCTTAAAACGTGGAATTAGTGTTATTACACCCAATAAATATGCTAATACACAATCAATGGAATACTATTATGCGCTAAGAAGTACAGCATCTGATACTAGGGCACAGTTTAAGTATGAAACAAATGTCTGTGCAGGTTTACCATTGATTAAATCGATTCAGGAAATGATCTATACTGGCGATAAAGTTGAATGTATAGAAGGAGTTTTCTCTGGTACATTAAGTTATCTTTTTAATGAGCTTAATCAAGGAGTAAGCTTTTCAAAGGCAATTAAGAGCGCTTATGATTTAGGGTATACTGAGCCAGATCCTAGAGAAGACTTATCTGGGATGGATGTTGCACGAAAAGTTGTTATTTTAGCTAGAGAGATTGGTTTCTCAGTTGAAGTTGAAAGTTTAGAAATACAAAACCTAACACCTAAGGCATTAAGAAATTGTAGCAAAGCTGAGTTTTTAAAACGTTTGTCAAAATACGATAAAGAAATGGATCAATTATTTAAACAGTTAAAAGGTGATGCATTAGGACTTCATTATATTGGTATGATTAATACAGAGGGTAAGATTAGTGTCAAAATTCAGCCCTATGATCATTCAAGTGTATTTGCAAGAATACAAGGTACTGATAACTTAGTTGTTATTCGGTCAAGTCGCTATCAAAAGTATCCATTCATTATTCAAGGACCCGGAGCTGGTGCTGATGTTACTGCTGCGGGGGTATTTGGTGATATTTTACAGGTTATTAAATAATGGTAGATGTTCAAATTAATCCTAATATTTATTCAGTGAGTGCATTTGCACCAGCAACAAGCGCTAATTTTTCAGTTGGATTTGATTTAATTGGCTTTCCAATTACAGGTGTGGGCGATACGGTTAAATTAGTTAAACGATCTGATAGTCAAATTAAGATTTGTGCAATAAGTGGTGTTGTTAATGATTCGGTATTATCAAAAGATATCGATAAAAATTTAGTATCCATTGTAATTGATAAACTATTAAAAGATTATAAATTATCCATTGGTTTTGATATTTATTTAGAAAAAGGTATTACTTTAGGTTCAGGTATGGGTGGTTCTGCTGCTTCATCTGTTGCAGCACTTTTAGCACTCAATGAATTTTTTGAAAAGCCACTAGCGCTTGATCAATTGATTAATTATGCTGTTTATGGTGAAAGTCAAATCTCTGGTGGTGCCTATCATGCCGATAATGTTGCACCTTCAATGTTTGGTGGCTTAGTTTTATTGCAAAGTTCAAAACCAGTAAAAATGATTCAGCTTCCTACATGTGATTTGTATGCTGCAATTGTTCAGCCTCAAATGAGTATTGAAACAAAACAAGCACGCGCTATTTTAACCAATCCCTATTCACTTAAAGAAATTACACTACAAACAACAGCATTAGCTGCTAGTATTGCTGGGTTGTATAGAAATGATATGACATTATTCAGTAATAATTTAAAAGATATTTTAATTGAGCCTCGAAGAAAATATTTGATTAAAGGCTATGATGATGTAAAGTCGGTTGCACTATCAAATGGAGCGATTGCTTGTGGTATCTCTGGTTCAGGTCCTTCTATGTTTGCAGTGGCTATGAATACCGAAGATGCCAATAGAGTTGCTTTATCAATGAAAGGTGCATTTGAAAATTTAAACATTCATGCACAATCTTGGGTAACTGCATTAGATGCAGAAGGTGGTAAAGTTCTTGAAGTAATTAAGGATGAATAAAATAGATGAAATTTCATAGTACAAAAGATCGTTCACAATTAGTTTTAGCTTCAGAAGCAATGCAGATAGGCTTAGCAGCAGATAATGGCTTGTTTGTGCCAGAGTATTTCCCACAAATTAACTGGCAAGCTTTTAGTGATCAAATGAAGTACCCACAGTTTGCAGCAAAAGTGTTAGCACCATTTTTTGAAAATGATATTTTATCATATCAGTTAGATGAGGTTTGTAATGAAGCATTTAATTTTGAGATTCCTTTAAAAAAACTGGATAAAAATAATTTAGTTTTAGAATTATTTCATGGGCCAACATTATCATTTAAAGATATTGGTGCGCGCTTTTTAGCAGGCTGCTTAAGTCGAATCCAGTCAGAAAAAACATTTACTATTTTAGTTGCCACATCAGGTGATACTGGTTCAGCTGTTGCTGCAGCATTTCATAAAAAGCCAAATATTCGGGTAATTGTAATGTACCCAGAAGGAAAAATTTCACTTAGACAACAAAAACAGATAACTTGTTGGGGAGATAATATATTAGCAGTAGCCGTTAAAGGTAGATTTGATGACTGTCAAAAATTAGTTAAAGCGGCATTTACAGATAATTATTGGTATGAGCGCACTGCATTAAATACGGCAAATAGTATTAATATTGGTAGATTATTACCACAATCAACTTATTATGCTTATACGAGTTGGCAATATTATTGTTCAACAGGAAAGGGCGCAAATTTTATTGTACCTTCTGGTAATGTTGGTAATATTTCAGCTGCTTTTTGGGCAAAGCAAATGGGGTTTCCAATTGATGAAATTATCTTAGCGCAAAATGCAAATAATGTAATTGGTGATTATGTAGTAACTGGCAAGTATCAACCCAGAAATAGCATAGAAACGCTAGCAAATGCTATGGATGTAGGCAAACCTAGTAACTTTGAGCGCTTAGCTTATTTATATCCTGATTATGCCAACTTTATAGATGAGATTAAAGTGTTTAAAGCCGATGATAAGGGAATTACAGATACAATTATATCTGTATATGATCAGTATCATGAGACTATTTGCCCACACACGGCAACTGGTTTTTATGCAAGAGCGCATTTAAATAAAGAAAAACCTTATATAATGGTTGCAACTGCACACCCGGCAAAATTTGAACAAATCATCGAACCTATATTAAATCAAGTAATTCCACCAACAGAACAGTTAAATACATTACTTAAGCGTAAACATTTTAATATGACAATTGACTCTGATATGCAAAACTTAATTCAAGCAGATAAAGCTTATTTTGGTTGAATTTAACTGTAATAGGTGCGCTGTTAAGTGCTATTGAATATGATATAATTTGAAAATATAAATCACTAGCAGGAATGACTTTATAAAATGGAAATAAGTATTGATCAAAAACAAAAAGAAATTGTTGAGAATTTTGATTATTTTGATAACTGGGGTGATAAGTATGCTTATCTAATTAGCTTGGGAAAGTCTTTAGAAGCATTTCCAGCTTTAAAAAAAGATCAACAACATTTAATTAAAGGCTGTCAATCATTGGTTTGGTTTGATGCTGAATATATTGATGGAAAAGTGTTTTTTAAAGGTACAAGTGATGCTGCTATTGTCTCGGGTCTAATTGCTTTATTATTAGATATTTACAGTGGTCAAACACCACAAACTATAATAGATACAGAACCTTACTTTATTGATGAAATTGGCTTATCACAGCACTTAAGCCCAACTAGAAATAATGGCTTATATGCTATGTTAAAAGCAATTAGGAATTTTGCTAAACATTATGCAAATGAATAATAATCAAGGTGTTTATATACTAAATACTCGGCCAGGTAAGCGAGGAGAAGCTTTAACTATTGAGTTAGAACAATATGGATTTCGAGTATTAACGCAACCAATTCAGAAAATGATTCCATTAACAATTGATATTTCATTATTAAATGAACTTGATAAAAATCAAAGTGATTGGATTTTTATTAGCCCAACAGCGGTTGAATGTTTTGTTAAAGAAGTTTCACCAGATAAATTAAAACTTAAATATAAGCCTAAATTATTAGCTGTTGGTAAAGGAACGGCAGCAGTATTAAAATGTTATTTCCCACAATATGATATTTATTATCCAGAAGGTAGCCATGGTGCTGAAGCATTACTTGAATTGATATTTAAACAAGCTTCAAAAACACAGTCTTATTATATCTTTCGAGGTGAAACAGGTTCAAAACTTTTATCAGAAACACTAAAAAGTCAAGGTGCTGATGTTAAATCTATTATTTGTTATAAACGTCAAGTAACAGATGCAGTGAAAAATGGTAGTCTCAATCATTTACTTCAAAGTGATTATCCGAAAATTGTTATATTAACTAGTTTTGAAGCATTTGAACTTTTGCATTATTATTATACTAACGCCTTATGGTTAAAACATGCTTTAATTACAGTAACAAGTAAACGTATGCTTCACTGGGCAAAAAAAATGGGTTATGAAAAAGTGTTATTTCTTGAGTCTTTAGATAATGAAGCAATTTTAAATAAAATCATTTTGAATAATAAACCTTCGGTTTAAAGGAGTATAGCAGGTGAATGACAAGATTGATCCTGAAAAGGATAAGAACCAAAAACAAGAAGATAAAAGTAAAGCTTCAGTAGAGAAGAAAGATTTAAAAGCTGATCAGAAAGCACAAGTTAAACCTGATATAACTAATCATCAAGATATCAATAAACCAATGACTAAAACAAATAAAGGGCACTCGTTTGTCGTATCATTAGCTTTTATAGTTGGGCTCGCAGGATGTACAATTGCAGGTTATAGCTTATATACACAACACCAACAAGTTAAGTCATTTAATACAACAATTGCGCAAAAGAATACAGAATATAATCAATTAAAATCAGAAACAAAAAAAGCATTAGTGACTTTAAATGAAGTTGTTACAACTCAGAAACAGTCAAGTAAGCTTAATCAAGTAGAGAAAGATAATATTTCATCACTAATGAAAAAAACCTATGCTTTGAATCAACAAGTAAAAGCAATTAAGTCAGATTATTTATTACCGCAGAGTGACTTATATCAGCAAATGATTTTGATTCAAGTCAATGCCGCAGGTATTTATTTAAATATGGCTGATAATTATCTAAAACTATATGCTGGTGGCGATCAAGCAGTTAGTTTGATTAAAGCAGCAGAATCTGCATTAGTTAATGCAGATGAGCGTGCAAAACCTGCATTAGCATTGGTTAGAAAAGCACAATATGCAGTAGAAAATGCAACACTTTTTACGCAATATGGTGATAATATGACTAATATTAATCAACTTATAGCAATGCTAAGTGAATTAAAACTTAAACTACCAGGAAATGCAGCTAAAGTTGATACAGTAGATCATGCTTCTACTGTCGATCAAAGTTGGTATCAATCACTTAAAAATAATTTAGATAAAATGTCTTCTTTAGTGCAAATTCATAAATTAAATCAAACAAGTCAATTACTGACAAATTCTAGCGCAAGAGAAAATCTAGTTGTTACATTAAAATTACAGCTAGAGCAGGCAAAATGGGCTTTACAAAGACGTGACTCTGTGGCGTTTAAAGAAAGTATTACTCAAGTAATTGATGAAGTAAAAACATACTATCAAGTCGATCAAACTCAACAGAAATGGTTGGAAATAGCTAATAGTATTCAATTTGGTCAATCGCAAAACTATATGCAAGCAATGCACCAGGCTATTTATGCTGTTTCTCGACTTGAAACACAAATTATTGCTTCAGCAACTAAAAATAATAATGCGGACCAAAATCAAACTGATAGTAAAGGAGCATGATTATGAGCCGTTTTATCAGTTTTTTAGTGATTATATTAATTGCAGGCTTTATTGGAATTTTGCTTGTTCAAGAGCAAGGAATGATGATTATTACAGTATCTGGTTATATGATTGAATCTCCACTTTGGTTTGCATTATTAAGTATTATCGTTTTAGTTTTTGTTTGTACATTATTAGTTAAGATCTTAAAAGGTACAATTCAAGTACCATTTTTGTTTTCATCATTAATGGTTCGTAGAAAAAGAAAAAAAGCTTTAAAATTATTAAAAGAGACAATGTTAAATGATTTAAGTGATGATTATGATTTGATTTATCAAAACACAAAGGATTTAAAAAATATTAAACATTACCAAGCTTTAAATTATCTAAATTTAACGGATTTGGGTTTATTAATTCAAGCCAATGCATTTCTTAAAACAAAAAACTATCAAGCTTTAGATGAACTTACTACATCAATGGTGAAGAAAAAAGTAAAAGGGCCATTTCTTGAGTGGATTAAAGCACAAAAATTATTAGCTTTAGAAGATGATAAAAGCACTAATCAGGCACATCGAGTGCTGACAGAAGCAAAACTGGATTTTCCAAAATCTAGATTAATTTATCGAGCATTGATAGATTTTAATTTGAAAAAAGGTTATCCGGTAGAAGTTTTACCATTACTTGAAGAAGCAGAGCACCATCGATTATTTACAGAGAGTGAGAAGGATAAATATTATCATCAGGCAATTATTGGTGGATTAAAAGGGCTGAGAGATGCAAATGAAGTTAATTTAAGTGAGTTTTGGAGTGTCATTCCAACTAAATATAAAAAAGATAATCAAATACTATTAGCTTATATTGATGTATTAATTCACATTGGTGAATATGATCAAGCTAAACAAAGTCTTAAAAAACTATTTAAAAAAGCATACTCAGTAGAATTTGTTAAATTATGGGCAAAGCTAAAGCCAATTTCAGCACAAGAACGACTTGAATTTTTAAAAGAACAACTTAAAAGTACAGAGTTACTTCAAAACCCAGAGGTTGTTGTCATTTTTGCAAAGCTTGCAATGGAGTCTAATGATTATGATCAAGCTAAAACATATCTTGAAAGTATTCCTGAAACACCTGAAGTTACAGGTTTGTTAGCAGAAATATATCATCAACTGAGTATGTATCATAAATCAGTTGCCTGTTTTCAGCGTGCATTAAGCTGTTATAGAGTGCAGTGAGTTTTTAGTATGAAAAAGCTAATCAAATTATTAAATGTATGTTGTATTTAGGTATGAGTTTTAAATAAGAGGTTAATATATGCTAAAATTTAATATTCAAATGTTATCATCTATGATAGCTTTGCTTTTTTTAGTTTCAGTTAATATGGTAGTTGCAAAAGATCCTTGTCAACTGGCTTATAAAGCACTTGCAGAGAATGATGATATTATTCACGTAACTGAATATGATTTTAGAGTACCATTAACAAGTATTTCAAATACAGTGTATACGAGTAAAGATTGTCAATCATTTCAAAAGGCATTCACAGTGTCTGACCCGGATTTACTAAAATGTACAAATGGTCATTATGTGGGTGTTTTACCTTCATCGGAAATAAAACCAAATTTAAAATGTTTAAAAATTGTAACCTGCGTTGGTAAAATGTGTAAAACAAATATGATTTACCTTAAATATAATAAATCAGTTAAAAAATATACTGCAATTCCACGAAGTAGTTATTTGATTTTTTCTTAGTAGAGACGTCGATTGATCGCGTCTCAAATAAATAGTCTAGTGCTTATCTAGTTTTTAATATTTAGAATTGCGTTTAAACTTACCTAAGATGCTATAGGCAAGCGGTACAATAATTAATGAAAAAATACTACCAACTAATAAACCTGATACAATTACCATGCCAATCTCTCTTCTTGCTAGCTCACCAATACCTGTTGCTAGTACAAGTGGTAATGCACCTAAAATCATCGTAGCCGATGTCATTAATATAGGTCTTAGTCGAGTCGATGCGCCAGCAATTGCCGCTTCAACTAAAGTGTAGCCTTCAGATAAACGTTTATTAGCAAATTGAACAATTAAAACACCATGTTTGGTAATTAGACCAATTAAGGTGACAAGGCCGATTCCAGTATAAATATTAATACTGCCGCCAATTATTTTCAAACCGACTAAACTACCGATTACGCTTAGTGGAACAGTTAACATAATAACCAAAGGATCAATAAAACTTTCAAAAAGCGCTGCTAAAACAAGATAGATAAAAATAATACCAACGATAAATACCATCAACATACGTTGATTACCTTCTTTCATATCTTTAGCTGCACCAGTAAAATGAATACCAGTAGCAGGAGCAACTTTGGGTATAACTGATTCAATCGCGCTAATGACAGGCCCCATAGAAGCACCTGGCGTAAGTGTAACATCAATTTCAATGGCATTTTGATTATTGTAAGTGCCAATAACTGAAGATTTTGCAATTGGTTTGATATCTAAAAGACGTGCAACACTTATCCAAGTGCCACTCGTTGATTCGATATGAATTTTATTTAATGCATCAAAGGTTGATAAGTTATTTTTATCTAATTGGATAACAACGGGGTAATCAATACCATTTTGACGGTAATCATTATCAAGTTGATAGCTACCAAAATAGATTGATAATACTTGTTGTAATTGTGTTAAATCAACATCGAGAAGAGACGTTTTCTGATCATTAATCGATATTTCATATTCTGGCGATAAATTACTATCATTACGATCAGCAGACTGAACACCATTAATTTTTTCAACTGCATTGACAGCTTTTAGTGATAAATCTTCTAGTTTTTCTAAACTCATAACGCCAGTTAGAAAGAATTGAATATCACCACTACCCGGGTCTGAATGGCTTTGGTGTAATGGAACAGCCATTGCGCCACCACGAAAATTACTATCTTTTTGAATATCTTGGCTTATTTTATTCACTAACAAAGATGCTTTGTCAAAATATCTATCTTTCAAAATAATAAAATTAATATTAAACAAATTGCCACTTTGGCTCATTGTGATGCTGCCATAGTGATTAGCATAGCCAGTTTCGGTCATATCATTAGCAATCTGGTTGCCTTTTTTCTGAAGCGCTTCAACTGAGGTTGAAGAAGAGCCTTTAATAAATGATTGAATAATACCAATAGTATCATTTGGAAATAGGTTAGAAGATAGATTACGACAGAGAAAACCACTGAAGATAATAATAATGATCATCAGTACAGTCCATAACCATTTACGTTTAAATAAACGATTTAGTAGTCGCTGATATAGGTTGGTCAGTTTATGTAAGAATAATTCGAGACCTTTTTGATATTTATTTTGAGCTTTTGATTTAAGTAAGTAGGCACACATTGCAGGAGTTAGCGTTAATGCAACAAAGCCAGAGATTAAGATGCTCAGTGCTAATGTAAAGGCAAATTCTTGGAAATAAATAGCAGAAGGTCCTGACATAAATGCAATTGGAAAATAAACAGCGATAAGCGTAATGGTAATACCAATGATTGCAAAATAGATTTCTTGACTACCAATAAGCGCTGCCTTGTACTCATTTAAACCTTTTTCAATATGTCGTATGACATTTTCAAGTACAACAATTGCATCATCAACAACTAATCCTACGGCTAAGACTAGTGCAAGTAAGGTCATCATATCAATAGAGTAGTCTTTAACATAAAGAAAGATAAACGTACCAATAAGACAGACTGGAATTGTTACTAAAGGTATAATTGTTGCCCTTAGCTGTCCAAGA comes from the bacterium SCSIO 12844 genome and includes:
- a CDS encoding DHA2 family efflux MFS transporter permease subunit, translated to MQGAKLNSFNKWLITITVMLAAMIEIIDTTIVNVVLHDMAGALGASTEEITWVVTSYIVAAAIFMPLTGFLVNLIGRKKLLILNITGFMIASMLCGFSTSLTEMIAFRVLQGIFGASLVPLSQYILRDTFSLAEQPKAMAVWGVGIMAAPVLGPTLGGYIADYMNWRWIFYINVPVCLIALVMTFTFISETQTKHAKVDWTGLIVLVVAVGALQIFLDRGNTDDWLSSNFIFILMVIWIIGWCVFIYRGMTNSKNILNLNVFKDRNFAICNLLLVLYTGALFGILTLQAVVMESIMGYTPELAGLVMAPRGIASAISMILCVPLSKKIDMRILLGIGIVFSAWGSYDFALLPINADFYSLMMPGIVQGFGMGLFFVPLSTLALQRLPESMIAEGSGIFSFARNLGTSIGVSVMTTVLTQTSQAGWNTMIGHIRDDNPNYHTWLQAFNWHASDPLAITVVGQIIAAQSTMIGFINSCYLGMIFLVVSLPFVFFLQKSISTEISTAH
- the asd gene encoding aspartate-semialdehyde dehydrogenase encodes the protein MKKLGIIGWRGMVGSVLINRMLENNDFLNLDTTFFSASAHGNPPPDISINLPLLENAYDINKLMQMDILISCQGGQYTEKIFQPLRDEGWNGYWIDAASTLRMQDDACLILDPINRKQIDTALNKGVKNFIGSNCTVSLMMLGIDGLLKANIVESISAMTYQAISGAGAKAIKELIYQYQYLLDDIDLSKNILTLEKHIRNKVQDTSFPNEVLPNSLAFNLFPWIDIKMANGQSKEEYKASAEMNKILNAQIPIDGLCVRVSSLRSHSQALTIKLTDNLALDEIKALIKNANPWVKLIENNPQDTLEQLTPVASSGSLDIAVGRLRKSNLGENIIHLFTVGDQLLWGAAEPLRRMLNILLNKI
- the thrA gene encoding bifunctional aspartate kinase/homoserine dehydrogenase I, yielding MRVVHKFGGSSLKDEKKIKNVLNLIDGKNEVIVVSAIGKTTQNLKNCVDAAMNNKSYVKLLNSIKKQHLAIIEKIAPRAKSKLMKVIEHDVESILYLLITMHLTKLDSEKIKNYILGFGEIWSAQILASVLVEEKKQAKYISAEEVLCVDDSRTPVLVDWQKSHELLNKAIDSEFDGVYVITGFIASNHEKQRTILGMNCSDYSASIFAKLFNVERLIIWTDVAGIYSADPSVVPTAKLIKHVSYKEALELAYFGASVVHPLTIGPMMDENIPIFIKSSDEKNGTGTEISNNIPMESDALIKGLTCVGQVTLIRVQGAGLIGVSGIAAKIFSILHEGNISVMMISQASSEYSICFAVDLLEGDQAVKLLEKAFEVEIDRGVIEHIHSDKHYSLITAVGDGMKNMPGSLAKMINPLSKAGINIHAVAQGSSERSITLTIKESREKAALNLIHQEYIDDIEVVAIAIIGAGNIACALIEEIQQSQEQLAKLRIKINLVVITNSKKMLCSETSLIDESWKLKLSKTTKKMSIDALADFIGDLRVKYRMLVDATDSIEVAQSYLSFLKRGISVITPNKYANTQSMEYYYALRSTASDTRAQFKYETNVCAGLPLIKSIQEMIYTGDKVECIEGVFSGTLSYLFNELNQGVSFSKAIKSAYDLGYTEPDPREDLSGMDVARKVVILAREIGFSVEVESLEIQNLTPKALRNCSKAEFLKRLSKYDKEMDQLFKQLKGDALGLHYIGMINTEGKISVKIQPYDHSSVFARIQGTDNLVVIRSSRYQKYPFIIQGPGAGADVTAAGVFGDILQVIK
- a CDS encoding homoserine kinase; translated protein: MVDVQINPNIYSVSAFAPATSANFSVGFDLIGFPITGVGDTVKLVKRSDSQIKICAISGVVNDSVLSKDIDKNLVSIVIDKLLKDYKLSIGFDIYLEKGITLGSGMGGSAASSVAALLALNEFFEKPLALDQLINYAVYGESQISGGAYHADNVAPSMFGGLVLLQSSKPVKMIQLPTCDLYAAIVQPQMSIETKQARAILTNPYSLKEITLQTTALAASIAGLYRNDMTLFSNNLKDILIEPRRKYLIKGYDDVKSVALSNGAIACGISGSGPSMFAVAMNTEDANRVALSMKGAFENLNIHAQSWVTALDAEGGKVLEVIKDE